From Paraburkholderia sabiae, a single genomic window includes:
- a CDS encoding DMT family transporter, with amino-acid sequence MNTRHGAAITAILAALLFGATTPFAKALLGALSPFMVAGLFYLGSGCGLAIAMFVRRWRQRSDASGHREIVMPRKELPWLIGAIIAGGIAGPALLMFGLSTTPAATTSLLLNLEGVFTALIAWFVFRENVDTQVFLGMMAIVAGGVLLSWQPGAGGAGTGALLVAGACLCWAIDNNLTRKVSNNDAMFIACVKGLVAGVVNTGIALCLGAHLPGPAFIGASMVAGLAGYGVSLVLFVVALRHLGTARTGAYFSVAPLFGIAISFALWPELPTLSFWIATMLMALGVWLHLRERHVHEHTHEALEHNHRHRHDEHHQHTHDFEWDGVEPHVHPHRHARITHTHAHFPDIHHRHSH; translated from the coding sequence ATGAACACACGTCACGGCGCGGCCATTACGGCCATCCTCGCAGCACTCCTCTTTGGCGCGACGACTCCGTTCGCCAAAGCGCTGCTTGGCGCGTTGTCACCGTTCATGGTCGCGGGCCTGTTCTACCTAGGCAGCGGCTGCGGGCTTGCCATTGCAATGTTCGTCCGACGCTGGCGGCAAAGGTCGGACGCGAGCGGACATCGGGAAATCGTCATGCCGCGCAAAGAGTTGCCGTGGCTGATCGGGGCGATCATCGCGGGTGGTATCGCGGGGCCTGCGCTGCTCATGTTCGGACTCAGCACGACGCCGGCTGCGACGACGTCGTTGCTGCTCAATCTCGAGGGCGTGTTCACGGCGTTGATCGCATGGTTCGTGTTTCGCGAGAACGTCGACACGCAGGTGTTTCTCGGGATGATGGCGATCGTCGCGGGTGGCGTGTTGCTGTCATGGCAGCCCGGAGCGGGCGGCGCAGGCACGGGTGCGCTGCTGGTCGCCGGCGCGTGTCTGTGCTGGGCCATCGACAACAATCTCACGCGCAAGGTTTCGAACAATGACGCGATGTTCATTGCCTGCGTCAAAGGGCTGGTGGCTGGCGTCGTCAATACGGGCATTGCGCTTTGTCTGGGCGCGCATTTGCCGGGGCCCGCGTTCATCGGCGCGTCGATGGTGGCGGGCTTGGCCGGCTATGGCGTGAGTCTCGTGCTGTTCGTCGTCGCGCTGCGTCATCTCGGAACCGCGCGCACGGGCGCGTATTTTTCGGTGGCTCCGCTGTTTGGTATCGCGATTTCGTTTGCGCTCTGGCCCGAACTGCCGACGCTGTCGTTCTGGATCGCGACGATGCTGATGGCGCTCGGCGTCTGGCTGCATTTGCGCGAGCGTCACGTACACGAACACACGCACGAAGCGCTCGAACACAATCATCGGCATCGACACGACGAGCATCATCAGCACACACACGATTTCGAGTGGGATGGCGTGGAACCGCATGTGCACCCGCACCGTCACGCGCGCATCACGCACACGCATGCGCACTTTCCGGATATTCATCATCGGCATTCGCATTGA